CCTGTGTATACGGCTACAGTGTATCAGCGAATCGCGGCATTCATGGGAAGGCAATGTATGAAAATAAGCTTCCTAATGTTGTTCGCAATTATTCAATGCTTTACCGCATTGTGCTGGGCCAATGATGACACAATTGAAGCGCTGTATAAAAATCATCAGAGTGATGTTCAGGTATTTGGAAGAGGCTCGGTAGTAAAAAAATATTACGCGACGATGTGAAAGGTAGTCGGCATCAGAAATTCATTCTACGCCTAGACAGCGGTCATACACTACTAGTCGCCCATAATATCGATTTGGCTCCTCGGCTAGATTCGTTAGCCGAGTTAGATTTAGTTAAGTTTTATGGGGAGTACGAGTGGAATTTGAAAGGTGGTGTAATCCATTGGACTCACCACGACCAAAATAATAGGCATATGGCGGGTGGGCTGCGGCACAAGGGTAGAAAGTGCGACTAATTTTTTTAGCGGTGCGAGTTTTAGCCGAAGTTCGGCTGCCCTGTAGTCGCTATGGGTAAGGCGGGAATGTGTGTAAAATTAGAGTTGGCCAATTCAGCTGATGCTCAAGCAATAGACGATTTACTTAACCTTGCTTATCGAGGAGGTAAGGGCTGGACTACTGAATCTGCTTTTGTTGAGGGTAATCGTTCTGTTGTATCGGATGTCAAGCTGTCCATTGAAGCGTCGCTTTTTTTTGTGGTTAAAAATCAGAATGAAATAGTGGGTTGTATCTGTCTAGATCAAAAGGATGGCGATGTTTACATCGGTTCGTTTGCTGTGCATCCGGATCATCAGTCAATTGGGCTTGGTGCGTCCATATTAAAGGCGGCAGAGCGTTATGCTATTGATAGATTGAAGCCTACTAGGTTTATTATGCTAGTGGTTTCAGTACGTACGGAGTTAATTGCTTTCTATACACGTCTGGGATACGAGCAAACGGGTGATACATTGGAATATCCTCTGCATTTGAACGTTGGAGCGCCAAGAT
The Teredinibacter franksiae DNA segment above includes these coding regions:
- a CDS encoding DUF3465 domain-containing protein, with translation MKGSRHQKFILRLDSGHTLLVAHNIDLAPRLDSLAELDLVKFYGEYEWNLKGGVIHWTHHDQNNRHMAGGLRHKGRKCD
- a CDS encoding DUF3465 domain-containing protein, with translation MKISFLMLFAIIQCFTALCWANDDTIEALYKNHQSDVQVFGRGSVVKKYYATM
- a CDS encoding GNAT family N-acetyltransferase; the protein is MGKAGMCVKLELANSADAQAIDDLLNLAYRGGKGWTTESAFVEGNRSVVSDVKLSIEASLFFVVKNQNEIVGCICLDQKDGDVYIGSFAVHPDHQSIGLGASILKAAERYAIDRLKPTRFIMLVVSVRTELIAFYTRLGYEQTGDTLEYPLHLNVGAPRCAGLTLVQLCKKWNTYSQ